The proteins below come from a single Xenopus tropicalis strain Nigerian chromosome 9, UCB_Xtro_10.0, whole genome shotgun sequence genomic window:
- the hnrnpa3 gene encoding heterogeneous nuclear ribonucleoprotein A3 codes for MPRGAMDDHWPSTDDQGHEPKEPEQLRKLFIGGLSFETTDDSLREHFEQWGKLTDCVVMRDPQTKRSRGFGFVTYSCVEEVDAAMSARPHKVDGRVVEPKRAVSREDSARPGAHLTVKKIFVGGIKEDTEEYHLRDYFQSYGKIETIEVMEDRQSGKKRGFAFVTFDDHDTVDKIVVQKYHTINGHNCEVKKALSKQEMQTASAQRGRGGGGSNFMGRGGNYGGGGGGGGNFGRGGGFGNRGGYGGGGGGGRGGGYGSGGDGGYNGFGGEGGNYGGGPGYGGRGYGGSPGYGNQGGGYGGGGSGGGGGGYDGYNEGGNFGGGNYNDFGNYGGQQQSNYGPMKGGSFSGRSSGGSGSGPYGGGYGSGGGGGGGGGGGSYGGRRF; via the exons ATGCCTCGGGGCGCAATGGAT gaCCACTGGCCTTCCACAGACGATCAG GGACACGAACCAAAGGAACCCGAACAGCTAAGAAAGCTGTTTATTGGCGGCCTGAGCTTTGAGACAACAGATGACAGCTTGAGGGAGCATTTTGAACAATGGGGAAAGCTCACAGACTGTGTT GTTATGAGAGATCCACAGACAAAGCGTTCCAGGGGCTTTGGGTTTGTTACCTACTCATGCGTAGAGGAAGTAGATGCTGCTATGTCTGCAAGACCACACAAAGTTGATGGCCGTGTCGTTGAACCTAAAAGGGCAGTTTCCAGAGAA GATTCTGCAAGACCTGGCGCACATCTAACAGTAAAGAAAATATTTGTGGGCGGAATCAAAGAAGATACAGAAGAATACCACTTGCGTGACTACTTCCAGAGTTATGGCAAGATTGAAACCATTGAAGTTATGGAAGACCGGCAAAGTGGGAAGAAAAGAGGATTTGCATTTGTTACTTTTGATGATCATGACACAGTTGACAAAATCGTTG TTCAGAAATACCACACAATCAATGGGCACAATTGTGAAGTGAAAAAGGCTCTTTCCAAACAAGAAATGCAGACAGCCAGCGCCCAAAGAG GTCGTGGTGGAGGAGGAAGTAATTTCATGGGCCGAGGCGGAAACTATGGCGGTGGTGGAGGTGGTGGTGGAAACTTTGGCCGAGGTGGTGGATTTGGCAACAGAG GTGGctatggtggtggtggtggtggaggacgAGGTGGTGGTTATGGCAGTGGTGGTGATGGCGGCTACAATGGATTTGGTGGAGAAG gtgGTAATTATGGAGGTGGTCCTGGCTATGGTGGCAGAGGTTATGGAGGCAGCCCAGGCTATGGAAACCAAGGTGGTGGATATGGTGGTGGCGgcagtggaggaggaggaggaggatatgATGGCTACAATGAAGGCGGAAACTTTGGCGGTG GAAACTATAATGACTTTGGAAACTATGGAGGACAGCAACAATCAAACTATGGTCCCATGAAAGGTGGCAGCTTCAGTGGAAGGAGCTCAGGAGGAAGTGGCAGCGGTCCCTATGGTG GCGGATATGGATCTGGTGGAGGTGGCGGCGGCGGAGGAGGTGGTGGAAGTTATGGGGGCAGAAGGTTTTAA
- the hnrnpa3 gene encoding heterogeneous nuclear ribonucleoprotein A3 isoform X1 translates to MAPQLRTQTTSPSHRPEWAWLAVGRAGKVLPEGRVFACSPCARAFSSSSSRSAGEAAAPFGRERCAMPRGAMDDHWPSTDDQGHEPKEPEQLRKLFIGGLSFETTDDSLREHFEQWGKLTDCVVMRDPQTKRSRGFGFVTYSCVEEVDAAMSARPHKVDGRVVEPKRAVSREDSARPGAHLTVKKIFVGGIKEDTEEYHLRDYFQSYGKIETIEVMEDRQSGKKRGFAFVTFDDHDTVDKIVVQKYHTINGHNCEVKKALSKQEMQTASAQRGGNYGGGPGYGGRGYGGSPGYGNQGGGYGGGGSGGGGGGYDGYNEGGNFGGGNYNDFGNYGGQQQSNYGPMKGGSFSGRSSGGSGSGPYGGGYGSGGGGGGGGGGGSYGGRRF, encoded by the exons ATGGCGCCCCAGCTCCGCACACAAACAACTTCCCCATCGCACCGCCCTGAGTGGGCGTGGCTAGCCGTAGGAAGGGCGGGGAAAGTTCTCCCAGAAGGACGTGTGTTTGCGTGCTCGCCTTGTGCGCGCGccttctcttcctcttcttcccGCTCGGCAGGAGAAGCAGCAGCACCATTCGGGAGAGAGCGCTGTGCTATGCCTCGGGGCGCAATGGAT gaCCACTGGCCTTCCACAGACGATCAG GGACACGAACCAAAGGAACCCGAACAGCTAAGAAAGCTGTTTATTGGCGGCCTGAGCTTTGAGACAACAGATGACAGCTTGAGGGAGCATTTTGAACAATGGGGAAAGCTCACAGACTGTGTT GTTATGAGAGATCCACAGACAAAGCGTTCCAGGGGCTTTGGGTTTGTTACCTACTCATGCGTAGAGGAAGTAGATGCTGCTATGTCTGCAAGACCACACAAAGTTGATGGCCGTGTCGTTGAACCTAAAAGGGCAGTTTCCAGAGAA GATTCTGCAAGACCTGGCGCACATCTAACAGTAAAGAAAATATTTGTGGGCGGAATCAAAGAAGATACAGAAGAATACCACTTGCGTGACTACTTCCAGAGTTATGGCAAGATTGAAACCATTGAAGTTATGGAAGACCGGCAAAGTGGGAAGAAAAGAGGATTTGCATTTGTTACTTTTGATGATCATGACACAGTTGACAAAATCGTTG TTCAGAAATACCACACAATCAATGGGCACAATTGTGAAGTGAAAAAGGCTCTTTCCAAACAAGAAATGCAGACAGCCAGCGCCCAAAGAG gtgGTAATTATGGAGGTGGTCCTGGCTATGGTGGCAGAGGTTATGGAGGCAGCCCAGGCTATGGAAACCAAGGTGGTGGATATGGTGGTGGCGgcagtggaggaggaggaggaggatatgATGGCTACAATGAAGGCGGAAACTTTGGCGGTG GAAACTATAATGACTTTGGAAACTATGGAGGACAGCAACAATCAAACTATGGTCCCATGAAAGGTGGCAGCTTCAGTGGAAGGAGCTCAGGAGGAAGTGGCAGCGGTCCCTATGGTG GCGGATATGGATCTGGTGGAGGTGGCGGCGGCGGAGGAGGTGGTGGAAGTTATGGGGGCAGAAGGTTTTAA